One window from the genome of Myripristis murdjan chromosome 6, fMyrMur1.1, whole genome shotgun sequence encodes:
- the tigara gene encoding putative fructose-2,6-bisphosphatase TIGAR A has translation MTSLTFGLTLVRHGETQFNKDGLLQGQTIDSPLSEVGLQQAEAAGRYLKDVKFSNVFVSDMLRAQQTAETIMKHNSSCAALKLVSNPLLKERSFGITEGRPVQELRDMAKAAGSSNPDFTPPGGESHAQVKDRVKEFLELMLQQIGAEHWQERGQNETAPSSDPETCPLEGKADDGVRNVPVHVLVVSHGALIRVAVHHFVEELHCPLPQGSDKAHMFSLCPNTGLCRFLLTMRKEDDGFKVSETRCVFVHRGDHVKQ, from the exons ATGACATCGCTGACTTTTGGGCTAACCCTTGTTCGACA TGGGGAAACACAGTTCAACAAAGATGGCCTTCTGCAAG GTCAGACCATAGACTCTCCGTTGTCTGAGGTGGGTCTGCAGCAGGCGGAGGCTGCAGGGCGATACCTCAAGGATGTCAAGTTCAGCAATGTTTTTGTCAGCGACATGCTGCGGGCCCAGCAG ACTGCTGAGACGATaatgaaacacaacagcagctgtGCGGCTCTGAAATTGGTGTCTAACCCTTTGCTGAAGGAGAGG AGCTTCGGGATCACTGAGGGACGACCAGTGCAGGAGCTGAGGGACATGGCCAAGGCAGCGGGTTCGTCAAACCCGGACTTCACTCCTCCAGGAGGGGAGAGCCATGCGCAG GTGAAGGACCGGGTCAAAGAGTTCCTAGAGCTCATGCTTCAGCAAATTGGGGCCGAACACTGGCAGGAAAGAGGGCAGAACGAAACCGCCCCGTCCTCTGACCCAGAAACGTGTCCTCTGGAGGGAAAGGCGGACGACGGGGTCAGGAATGTCCCGGTCCATGTCCTGGTGGTCAGCCACGGTGCCCTCATACGTGTGGCAGTGCACCACTTTGTGGAGGAGCTGCACTGCCCCTTGCCTCAGGGCTCAGATAAAGCAcacatgttctccctgtgtcccAACACGGGACTGTGCCGGTTCCTCCTCACCATGAGGAAGGAGGACGACGGCTTCAAGGTGTCGGAGACGCGCTGTGTGTTCGTTCACAGGGGAGACCACGTCAAACAGtag
- the LOC115360889 gene encoding fibroblast growth factor 6, translated as MAVAQRLLVSMSCEAGTPHWTLTAVVLLGFLLGIVSAYPLPSSRTNATLLEKRWETLFSRSVLGISGEKPELNWESDYLLGIKRVRRLYCNVGIGFHLQILPDGRINGVHNENQYSLIEISTVERGVVSLYGVKSELFVAMNSRGRLYGTTVFHDECKFKESLLPNNYNAYESSVYRGSYIALSKHGRVKRGNKATTAMTVTHFLPRI; from the exons ATGGCCGTTGCGCAAAGGCTCCTCGTCAGTATGTCCTGCGAGGCCGGCACGCCGCACTGGACGCTGACCGCGGTGGTTCTCCTGGGCTTTCTGCTGGGGATCGTGTCAGCGTACCCTTTACCGAGCAGCAGGACAAATGCAACTTTACTGGAGAAAAGATGGGAGACCCTCTTCTCCCGCTCCGTACTGGGGATCTCCGGGGAGAAACCGGAGCTGAACTGGGAGAGTGACTATCTGCTGGGCATCAAAAGAGTGCGGAGGCTCTACTGCAACGTGGGCATCGGGTTTCACCTTCAGATCCTCCCCGACGGCAGGATAAACGGTGTACATAATGAAAACCAGTACA GTCTAATAGAGATCTCGACGGTGGAGAGAGGAGTGGTGAGCTTGTACGGAGTGAAGAGTGAGCTGTTTGTCGCAATGAACAGCCGTGGAAGGTTATACGGAACG ACAGTCTTCCATGACGAGTGCAAGTTCAAGGAGAGCTTGCTGCCAAACAACTACAACGCCTACGAGTCTTCGGTTTACAGAGGCTCCTACATAGCTCTCAGCAAGCATGGCCGTGTGAAGAGGGGCAACAAGGCCACCACTGCCATGACTGTGACGCACTTCCTACCCCGAATATGA
- the LOC115361101 gene encoding solute carrier family 45 member 3, which yields MPGWRSQWRLVLLNSLTCGLEICVAAGITYVPPLLLEAGVEERYMTMVLGIGPVLGLLFIPLIGSASDHCNSSYGRRRPFIWLLSLGVLLALFIIPHADVLAARLAWGGRTLQVGFLIFGVGLLDFCGQVCFTPLEALLSDLYRDEEDCSQAFAMFSFMVSLGGCVGYLLPALDWSRGLLSVYLGGQAECLFSLLILIFISTVLITMKVSEEPSCTSSSVAGPGALLESGVGSLEAGQCGVPRSCCYLLKCKLRLLKSGPLLCLLRTCWSMTPAIYRSYCHVPRVMRQLCVAQLCSWMAVMSFMLFYTDFVGEGLYEGVPSASPGSVSRQRYDEGIRMGSLGLFLQCATSTFFSLVMSRLVRHFGSRWVYLSSMVSFTVSALVICMSKSVVLVTLMSALTGYAYATLQTLPYTLTCHYHKEKEIYMPKRKTKSMHKNGMAIKRDSMHLMAMEEEGGLSHKVGGTNGHAYFSQDSSEYYHSPHSQNGSSHSSVGAEQDKMDTGYEKRGVGLDFAILDSTFLLSQVFPTLFMGMIVQFAQSVTAYIACSAIFGAVAIYLASHIVFEQKDLKS from the exons GTATTGGTCCAGTGCTGGGCCTCCTGTTCATCCCTCTAATTGGCTCAGCCAGTGACCACTGCAACAGCAGTTATGGCCGACGGCGGCCTTTCATCTGGCTGCTGTCCCTCGGTGTCCTTTTGGCACTCTTCATCATCCCGCACGCTGACGTCCTGGCCGCTCGCCTCGCCTGGGGAGGACGCACACTCCAG GTGGGCTTCCTCATTTTTGGTGTTGGGCTACTGGATTTTTGTGGCCAGGTGTGCTTTACTCCATTGGAGGCGCTGTTGTCTGACCTGTACCGTGACGAGGAAGACTGCAGCCAGGCCTTTGCCATGTTCTCCTTCATGGTCAGTCTGGGAGGCTGCGTGGGCTACCTGCTGCCTGCGCTGGACTGGAGCCGTGGCCTGCTCTCTGTGTACCTGGGAGGTCAGGCCGAGtgcctcttctccctcctcatcctcatcttcatctccaCTGTGCTCATCACCATGAAGGTGTCTGAGGAGCCGTCTTGCACCAGCAGCAGCGTGGCAGGACCAGGAGCTTTACTGGAGTCAGGGGTTGGCTCACTGGAGGCCGGGCAGTGTGGGGTACCCCGCTCCTGCTGCTACCTGCTGAAGTGCAAGCTGAGGCTGCTGAAGTCCGGACCCCTGCTGTGCTTGCTGAGAACATGCTGGTCCATGACCCCGGCCATCTATAGGAGCTACTGCCACGTCCCCAGGGTGATGAGGCAGCTCTGTGTGGCCCAGCTCTGCAGCTGGATGGCTGTCATGTCCTTCATGCTCTTCTACACAGACTTTGTGGGCGAGGGTCTTTACGAGGGCGTGCCCAGTGCATCACCAGGAAGTGTTTCCAGGCAGAGATATGATGAAG gCATCCGGATGGGCAGTCTGGGCCTGTTCCTGCAGTGTGCTACCTCAACCTTCTTCTCCCTGGTTATGAGTCGACTGGTTCGCCATTTTGGCTCACGGTGGGTCTACCTGAGCAGCATGGTGAGCTTCACGGTCTCTGCTCTGGTCATCTGCATGTCCAAGAGCGTGGTCCTGGTCACTCTGATGTCAGCGCTCACAGGCTACGCCTACGCCACCCTGCAGACGCTGCCCTACACTCTCACCTGCCACTACCACAAGGAGAAAGAg aTCTACATGCCAAAAAGGAAAACCAAAAGCATGCATAAAAATGGTATGGCAATCAAGCGGGATTCAATGCATTTGATGGcaatggaggaggagggcggacTGAGCCACAAAGTGGGGGGCACCAACGGGCATGCTTACTTCAGCCAGGACAGTTCAGAGTACTACCACAGCCCACACAGCCAAAACGGTTCATCTCACAGCTCTGTTGGTGCCGAGCAGGACAAGATGGACACGGGGTATGAGAAACGTGGCGTGGGCCTGGACTTTGCCATCTTAGACAGCACCTTCCTCCTGTCTCAGGTCTTCCCCACCCTCTTCATGGGCATGATCGTTCAATTCGCACAGTCCGTCACTGCTTATATCGCCTGCTCTGCCATCTTCGGTGCTGTTGCCATCTACTTGGCTAGTCACATTGTCTTTGAGCAAAAGGACCTCAAGAGCTGA